A portion of the Amia ocellicauda isolate fAmiCal2 chromosome 22, fAmiCal2.hap1, whole genome shotgun sequence genome contains these proteins:
- the shc2 gene encoding SHC-transforming protein 2 isoform X2, with the protein MSRRNRVEGMRLGGEDFTNKGSFIHKPSQGWLHTDKKITGPGASYIVRYMGCIEVLKSMRSLDFNTRTQVTREAINRLYEAVPGVKGAWKKKVMNKALHSIMGKSNLRFAGMSIAVNISIEGLNLVMPTTRQVIANHPMQSISFASGGDTDTPDYVAYVAKDPVNQRACHILECCDGLAQSVISTIGQAFELQFKQYLHSPPKAITTLERNIRTEESAWGEDEEASEHDYYNSIPGKEPPVGGVVDSRLRPAGALLGHIHAQTHSSTKTAQTGSPARTEGTPHPHGQQLCYEIHWDTESTGSCGLTSDGYLRADGHPRGGCDYEEHLYVNTQSLENWEGERGPGGPPDSPKKDLFDMRPFEDALKLHEAGGTGGQALGMSPPLLGDQWPSPPRRRAPIAPTEEQLRREAWYHGRMSRRDAERLLVMDGDFLVRDSVTNPGQYVLTGMNCGLPKHLLLVDPEGVVRTKDMLFESISHLINYHLQNQLPIVAAESELHLKQVVRRKQ; encoded by the exons ATGAGCCGGAGGAACAGGGTGGAGGGCATGAGGCTGGGTGGCGAGGACTTCACCAACAAGGGCAGCTTCATCCACAAGCCCTCACAGGGCTGGCTGCACACAGACAAGAAGATCACAGGGCCAGGAGCCTCCTACATCGTCCGG TACATGGGCTGCATCGAGGTCCTAAAATCGATGAGGTCACTGGACTTCAACACTCGCACCCAGGTAACCAG gGAAGCCATCAACAGGCTGTATGAGGCTGTGCCTGGGGTGAAGGGTGCATGGAAGAAGAAG GTGATGAACAAAGCCCTGCACTCCATCATGGGAAAGAGTAACCTGCGCTTCGCTGGCATGAGCATCGCCGTCAACATCTCCATCGAGGGGCTGAACCTCGTGATGCCCACCACCCGCCAG GTGATTGCCAACCACCCAATGCAATCCATCTCGTTTGCGTCAGGCGGTGACACG GATACTCCGGACTACGTTGCATATGTCGCCAAGGACCCTGTCAACCAGAGAG CTTGCCACATCCTGGAGTGCTGTGATGGCCTGGCCCAGAGTGTGATCAGCACCATCGGACAGGCCTTCGAGCTGCAGTTCAAACAGTACCTGCACAGCCCCCCCAAGGCCATCACCACCCTCGAGAG GAATATCCGGACGGAGGAGTCGGCATGGGGCGAGGACGAAGAAGCCTCTGAGCACGACTACTACAACAGCATTCCAGGGAAGGAACCTCCTGTGGGGGGAGTCGTGGACTCTAGACTGAGGCCTGCCGGAGCCCTGCTGGGCCACATCCACGCCCAGACCCACAGCAGCACCAAAACGGCACAG ACGGGTTCCCCTGCTCGGACGGAGgggaccccccacccccacgggCAGCAGCTGTGCTACGAAATCCACTGGGACACCGAGAGCACCGGCAGCTGCG GGCTGACGTCAGATGGGTACCTGCGTGCGGATGGGCACCCCCGTGGTGGCTGCGACTACGAGGAGCACCTGTACGTGAACACGCAGAGCCTGGAGAACTGGGAGGGCGAGAGGGGCCCCGGGGGGCCACCAGACAGCCCCAAGAAAGATCTGTTCGACATGA GGCCCTTTGAGGATGCTCTGAAGCTGCATGAGGCGGGGGGCACTGGAGGCCAGGCGCTGGGGATGAGCCCCCCGCTGCTGGGGGACCAGTGGCCCAGTCCGCCCCGCCGCCGGGCCCCCATTGCGCCCACAGAGGAGCAGCTGCGGAGGGAGGCCTGGTACCACGGGCGCATGAGCCGGCGCGACGCCGAGAGGCTGCTGGTGATGGACGGCGACTTCCTGGTGCGGGACAGCGTCACCAACCCCGGCCAGTATGTGCTCACCGGCATGAACTGCGGCCTGCCCAAACACCTGCTGCTAGTGGACCCCGAGGGCGTG GTACGCACCAAAGACATGCTGTTCGAGAGCATCAGCCACCTGATCAACTACCACCTGCAGAACCAGCTGCCCATCGTGGCGGCCGAGAGCGAGCTGCACCTCAAACAGGTGGTGCGCAGAAAACAGTGA
- the LOC136717836 gene encoding zinc finger protein 691 yields the protein MEVRVKTEEEEFSITGTGTVHGHLEGTDFTVKAELSSGEENAAAFSPEHRDYCDVIVKSELSEPGARQNPGGQVETGEGDLAGLAEVTVEIENDAESQGVGAPASKGRPKGTKSERRVRAQKRGVRRKQDPKVYHCDICDKDIKHLVGFQEHQRIHTGERPYECPQCSKRFVRCADLIKHRLVHSDHRPHACPICGKRFKLQGDVAKHQAVHSAAEPFRCGLCQKTFKRAACLVKHERVHVPENPYRCDTCGRGFKWEASLTEHRRTHTGERPFTCGEPGCGKSFAHRSTFLQHGRTHRNQRQFRCRHCARGFNHRSNLVKHERTHRDPVGEGGGDTGSGGESSGSESRSASRGQEEEEEKEEGV from the exons ATGGAGGTGAGAGTGAAGACAGAAGAGGAAGAGTTTTCAATAACAGGGACAGGCACAGTCCATGGGCACCTCGAGGGCACCGACTTCACTGTGAAAGCCGAACTCTCCAGCGGTGAAGAGAACGCCGCCGCCTTCAGCCCGGAGCACCGGGACTATTGTGATGTCATCGTGAAATCCGAGCTGTCCGAGCCGGGGGCACGGCAGAACCCTGGGGGGCAGGTGGAGACTGGGGAAGGAGACCTGGCAGGGCTGGCTGAGGTGACGGTGGAGATCGAGAATGACGCCGAGTCTCAGGGCGTTGGGGCTCCCGCCTCCAAGGGGCGCCCCAAGGGGACCAAATCGGAACGGAGGGTGAGGGCACAGAAACGGGGGGTGCGCAGGAAGCAGGACCCCAAGGTGTACCACTGCGACATCTGCGACAAAGACATCAAGCACCTGGTGGGCTTCCAG GAGCACCAGCGCATCCACACGGGTGAGCGGCCGTATGAGTGCCCGCAGTGCAGCAAGCGCTTCGTACGCTGCGCCGACCTCATCAAGCACCGGCTCGTGCACTCGGACCACCGGCCCCACGCCTGCCCGATCTGCGGCAAGCGCTTCAAGCTGCAAGGCGACGTGGCCAAGCACCAGGCCGTGCACTCCGCTGCCGAGCCCTTCCGCTGTGGCCTGTGCCAGAAGACCTTCAAGCGCGCCGCCTGCCTGGTGAAACACGAGCGGGTCCACGTGCCGGAGAACCCCTACCGCTGCGATACCTGCGGCCGCGGCTTCAAGTGGGAGGCCTCGCTGACGGAACACCGGCGCACACACACGGGGGAGCGGCCCTTCACGTGTGGCGAACCGGGCTGCGGCAAGAGCTTCGCGCACCGCTCCACCTTCCTGCAGCACGGCCGCACGCACCGCAACCAGCGCCAGTTCCGCTGCCGCCACTGCGCCCGCGGCTTCAACCACCGCTCCAACCTGGTGAAGCATGAGCGCACGCACCGGGACCCCgtgggggaggggggcgggGACACGGGTAGCGGCGGAGAGTCCAGCGGCAGCGAGAGCCGCTCCGCCAGCCGGgggcaggaggaagaggaggagaaggaggagggggTTTGA
- the shc2 gene encoding SHC-transforming protein 2 isoform X1: MLLKPKYGRFRNDSVTSSDDLMQSLAMSGKVVATPVSSASPAASSGGPFLPPLPPLPLPPLEPLVRHPCPTAAAARPAALPESPCPDGDQDGTTTFCMLIPKMPQWKFSNASSFLSRSPSSSSSSSGSSNKDSGGGKGSGGTVPIAVAGHPVSGPVASLAAVLNSCDPICVTPCSLQAVNRLRGVTTTAAATTTSTTNGGPTASPGSGATAGMSRRNRVEGMRLGGEDFTNKGSFIHKPSQGWLHTDKKITGPGASYIVRYMGCIEVLKSMRSLDFNTRTQVTREAINRLYEAVPGVKGAWKKKVMNKALHSIMGKSNLRFAGMSIAVNISIEGLNLVMPTTRQVIANHPMQSISFASGGDTDTPDYVAYVAKDPVNQRACHILECCDGLAQSVISTIGQAFELQFKQYLHSPPKAITTLERNIRTEESAWGEDEEASEHDYYNSIPGKEPPVGGVVDSRLRPAGALLGHIHAQTHSSTKTAQTGSPARTEGTPHPHGQQLCYEIHWDTESTGSCGLTSDGYLRADGHPRGGCDYEEHLYVNTQSLENWEGERGPGGPPDSPKKDLFDMRPFEDALKLHEAGGTGGQALGMSPPLLGDQWPSPPRRRAPIAPTEEQLRREAWYHGRMSRRDAERLLVMDGDFLVRDSVTNPGQYVLTGMNCGLPKHLLLVDPEGVVRTKDMLFESISHLINYHLQNQLPIVAAESELHLKQVVRRKQ, from the exons ATGCTTCTTAAGCCCAAGTACGGCCGCTTTCGCAACGACTCTGTGACCTCCTCTGATGACCTGATGCAAAGCTTAGCCATGAGCGGCAAAGTGGTCGCCACGCCGGTCTCCTCTGCCTCCCCTGCCGCGTCCTCGGGGGGGCCCTTCCTGCCGCCGCTGCCGCCACTGCCACTGCCCCCGCTCGAGCCCCTGGTCCGCCACCCCTGCCCCACCGCCGCTGCCGCCCGCCCCGCCGCCCTGCCGGAGTCGCCTTGCCCTGACGGGGACCAGGATGGCACCACCACCTTCTGCATGCTGATCCCCAAGATGCCCCAGTGGAAGTTCTCCAACGCCTCCTCCTTCCTCAGCCGCAGCccctccagctccagctccagctcggGCAGCAGCAACAAGGACAGCGGCGGGGGAAAGGGCTCCGGGGGCACCGTGCCCATTGCCGTTGCTGGTCACCCGGTCAGTGGCCCCGTGGCCAGCTTGGCCGCCGTCCTGAACTCCTGTGACCCCATCTGCGTCACCCCTTGTTCCCTGCAGGCCGTCAACAGGCTGCGCGGGGTTACCACCACTGCCGccgccaccaccaccagcactaCCAACGGAGGCCCCACCGCAAGCCCCGGGTCGGGCGCCACTGCGGGCATGAGCCGGAGGAACAGGGTGGAGGGCATGAGGCTGGGTGGCGAGGACTTCACCAACAAGGGCAGCTTCATCCACAAGCCCTCACAGGGCTGGCTGCACACAGACAAGAAGATCACAGGGCCAGGAGCCTCCTACATCGTCCGG TACATGGGCTGCATCGAGGTCCTAAAATCGATGAGGTCACTGGACTTCAACACTCGCACCCAGGTAACCAG gGAAGCCATCAACAGGCTGTATGAGGCTGTGCCTGGGGTGAAGGGTGCATGGAAGAAGAAG GTGATGAACAAAGCCCTGCACTCCATCATGGGAAAGAGTAACCTGCGCTTCGCTGGCATGAGCATCGCCGTCAACATCTCCATCGAGGGGCTGAACCTCGTGATGCCCACCACCCGCCAG GTGATTGCCAACCACCCAATGCAATCCATCTCGTTTGCGTCAGGCGGTGACACG GATACTCCGGACTACGTTGCATATGTCGCCAAGGACCCTGTCAACCAGAGAG CTTGCCACATCCTGGAGTGCTGTGATGGCCTGGCCCAGAGTGTGATCAGCACCATCGGACAGGCCTTCGAGCTGCAGTTCAAACAGTACCTGCACAGCCCCCCCAAGGCCATCACCACCCTCGAGAG GAATATCCGGACGGAGGAGTCGGCATGGGGCGAGGACGAAGAAGCCTCTGAGCACGACTACTACAACAGCATTCCAGGGAAGGAACCTCCTGTGGGGGGAGTCGTGGACTCTAGACTGAGGCCTGCCGGAGCCCTGCTGGGCCACATCCACGCCCAGACCCACAGCAGCACCAAAACGGCACAG ACGGGTTCCCCTGCTCGGACGGAGgggaccccccacccccacgggCAGCAGCTGTGCTACGAAATCCACTGGGACACCGAGAGCACCGGCAGCTGCG GGCTGACGTCAGATGGGTACCTGCGTGCGGATGGGCACCCCCGTGGTGGCTGCGACTACGAGGAGCACCTGTACGTGAACACGCAGAGCCTGGAGAACTGGGAGGGCGAGAGGGGCCCCGGGGGGCCACCAGACAGCCCCAAGAAAGATCTGTTCGACATGA GGCCCTTTGAGGATGCTCTGAAGCTGCATGAGGCGGGGGGCACTGGAGGCCAGGCGCTGGGGATGAGCCCCCCGCTGCTGGGGGACCAGTGGCCCAGTCCGCCCCGCCGCCGGGCCCCCATTGCGCCCACAGAGGAGCAGCTGCGGAGGGAGGCCTGGTACCACGGGCGCATGAGCCGGCGCGACGCCGAGAGGCTGCTGGTGATGGACGGCGACTTCCTGGTGCGGGACAGCGTCACCAACCCCGGCCAGTATGTGCTCACCGGCATGAACTGCGGCCTGCCCAAACACCTGCTGCTAGTGGACCCCGAGGGCGTG GTACGCACCAAAGACATGCTGTTCGAGAGCATCAGCCACCTGATCAACTACCACCTGCAGAACCAGCTGCCCATCGTGGCGGCCGAGAGCGAGCTGCACCTCAAACAGGTGGTGCGCAGAAAACAGTGA